The Dyadobacter subterraneus genome window below encodes:
- a CDS encoding N-acetylglucosamine kinase, giving the protein MKQYTYLIADSGSTKTDWLVATTGKTPFRLHSGGLNPFYQTKEEVTEVLEKEVLPFITSPIDQIFFYGAGCADKVTSRPIYDALVDSVPSAEIIEVASDMLAAARGLCGNKPGIACILGTGANNAFYDGNKIAHSIGSLGFWLGDEGSGSYLGKTLLVNFLQNELPQDLHEQFEETYPGTNRLFVLEKVYRQPFPNRYFATFSEFISKNIQHPFITKLVQDAFILFTEKYILKHQDAEKYPIHFTGSIAFYYREILKTVLESKGLQVGKIAKSPMETLYEYHLQRDM; this is encoded by the coding sequence TTGAAACAATATACTTATCTGATTGCAGACAGCGGTTCAACAAAAACAGATTGGCTTGTAGCAACAACAGGAAAAACACCATTTCGTCTTCACTCGGGAGGACTTAACCCTTTTTATCAGACCAAAGAAGAAGTTACAGAAGTTTTGGAAAAGGAAGTATTACCTTTTATAACTTCTCCTATTGATCAGATCTTTTTTTACGGTGCGGGTTGCGCTGATAAAGTAACGAGTCGGCCAATTTACGATGCGCTGGTGGATTCGGTTCCATCTGCGGAAATTATTGAAGTGGCTTCCGATATGCTTGCTGCGGCAAGAGGATTATGCGGAAACAAACCCGGAATTGCTTGTATTTTGGGAACTGGCGCCAACAATGCTTTTTATGATGGAAATAAAATTGCGCATTCAATCGGCTCGTTAGGTTTCTGGCTGGGGGATGAAGGCAGCGGATCTTATCTTGGAAAAACTTTGCTGGTCAATTTTCTTCAAAATGAATTGCCGCAGGATCTTCATGAACAATTTGAAGAAACATATCCGGGAACAAACAGACTTTTTGTACTTGAAAAAGTCTATCGTCAGCCATTTCCAAATCGTTATTTTGCAACGTTTTCAGAATTTATATCTAAAAATATTCAGCACCCTTTTATCACCAAACTGGTTCAGGATGCGTTTATTCTTTTTACTGAAAAATATATACTCAAACATCAGGACGCCGAAAAATATCCGATTCATTTTACCGGTTCCATCGCTTTTTATTACCGGGAAATTTTAAAAACTGTTTTGGAAAGTAAAGGTTTGCAAGTCGGAAAAATTGCAAAATCTCCGATGGAAACACTTTATGAATATCATTTGCAGAGAGATATGTAA
- a CDS encoding cytochrome b5 domain-containing protein — protein MKEYTKSQLALRNGQDREEIWCAYQGLIYDVTTSRLWRNGHHYEHWAGQDLTKELGDAPHTERVFEKFKVIGKLSEPFN, from the coding sequence ATGAAAGAATATACAAAGTCTCAGCTCGCACTGCGAAACGGACAGGATAGAGAAGAGATTTGGTGTGCATACCAGGGGCTTATTTATGACGTTACAACATCCCGGCTCTGGCGGAACGGCCACCATTACGAACATTGGGCGGGACAAGACCTGACCAAAGAACTTGGAGACGCGCCGCATACTGAGCGTGTTTTTGAAAAGTTTAAGGTCATAGGAAAATTATCAGAACCATTTAATTAA
- the thiL gene encoding thiamine-phosphate kinase codes for MAESRTEISNLGEFGLIKRLNQGLKNNLPDSITGIGDDAAVIDLGTEFGLLTTDILLEGVHFDLSFFPLKHLGYKAIAINVSDVAAMNGIPRQVTVGLALSNRFSVEAVEELYEGMKAACKDFNVDLVGGDTSSSLSGLFISVSVFGRVAKDRITYRNTAKANDLLCVSGDLGGAYIGLQLLVREKQVFLADPNMQPQLDGKEYVIQRQLRPEARMDVVYELAGAGVIPTSMIDVSDGLASDLLHLCSQSGVGALVFEDKLPIDEQTYMGAVELNIGPITAALNGGEDYELLFTVPQSDYDKIKNNPKISVIGYMTDKKDDVLLHTKGDNRVQITAQGWN; via the coding sequence ATGGCAGAATCAAGAACAGAAATCAGCAATTTAGGCGAATTTGGTCTTATCAAAAGATTGAATCAAGGGCTAAAAAATAATTTACCCGACAGCATAACAGGCATAGGCGATGACGCCGCAGTGATAGATTTAGGTACGGAATTCGGATTATTAACCACCGATATTCTTTTGGAAGGCGTTCATTTTGATTTGTCTTTTTTTCCTTTAAAACATTTAGGATATAAAGCGATAGCTATCAATGTTTCTGACGTTGCGGCAATGAACGGAATTCCACGCCAGGTAACCGTTGGTTTGGCTTTGAGTAATCGCTTTTCCGTTGAAGCCGTTGAAGAATTGTATGAAGGCATGAAAGCGGCCTGCAAAGATTTCAATGTAGATCTTGTTGGAGGTGATACTTCTTCCTCCTTATCGGGATTATTTATTTCTGTTAGCGTTTTCGGACGTGTGGCGAAAGATAGAATTACATACCGAAATACAGCCAAAGCAAATGATCTTTTATGCGTTTCCGGAGATTTGGGTGGTGCTTATATTGGTTTACAATTATTGGTAAGAGAAAAACAGGTTTTCCTGGCTGATCCAAATATGCAGCCACAGCTAGACGGAAAAGAATATGTAATTCAAAGACAACTTCGCCCGGAAGCCCGTATGGATGTAGTTTATGAACTGGCAGGCGCTGGCGTCATACCAACTTCCATGATCGACGTTTCCGATGGACTGGCGTCTGATCTTTTGCATCTTTGTTCACAATCCGGCGTTGGCGCGTTGGTATTTGAGGATAAATTGCCAATCGACGAGCAAACCTACATGGGAGCCGTAGAATTAAATATCGGACCGATAACAGCAGCTTTGAACGGTGGTGAAGATTATGAACTGCTTTTCACTGTACCACAAAGTGATTATGATAAAATCAAAAACAATCCAAAAATCAGCGTCATTGGTTATATGACGGATAAAAAGGATGACGTTTTGTTACATACAAAAGGAGACAACAGAGTTCAGATCACAGCACAAGGCTGGAATTAA
- a CDS encoding aminotransferase class IV, producing the protein MPFHLYFNGEISPLDSSIFKSNDLAILRGYGMFDYFRTYNGVPFRWDDYWQRFENSAKLLKLPLPLNQEEVAEILADLHALSGEAEVAFRFVLTGGYAPDSVNVILPNFLIRTEALPQDNPAALLKGMKVLPYQYVRDLPEIKTTNYVHMVLMADEMKKQGASDLLFHKDGEISELTRSNFFIFKGDTLITSDTNILRGITRKVVLELAEAHFKIEVRPLLYSELETADEAFTTSSTKWVMPIVQIGDNLVGDGKAGKRTLSLQDLFKRAVLEWGK; encoded by the coding sequence ATGCCATTTCATCTTTATTTCAACGGAGAAATTTCTCCCTTAGATTCGTCAATTTTTAAATCAAACGACCTGGCTATTTTGCGTGGATATGGTATGTTTGATTATTTCAGAACTTATAACGGTGTTCCTTTTCGCTGGGATGATTACTGGCAGCGTTTTGAAAATTCGGCCAAATTATTAAAACTTCCTCTTCCTTTAAATCAGGAGGAAGTGGCAGAAATTCTGGCAGATTTGCACGCATTATCCGGAGAAGCAGAAGTTGCTTTTCGTTTTGTATTGACTGGCGGTTATGCGCCTGATAGTGTAAATGTTATTCTGCCAAATTTTTTAATTCGTACAGAAGCATTGCCGCAGGACAATCCTGCCGCTTTATTAAAAGGAATGAAAGTTTTGCCATATCAATATGTCCGTGATTTGCCGGAAATCAAAACGACAAATTATGTGCATATGGTTTTGATGGCTGATGAAATGAAAAAGCAAGGCGCTTCGGATTTACTTTTCCATAAAGACGGCGAGATCAGTGAATTGACAAGAAGTAATTTCTTCATTTTTAAAGGTGATACGCTGATTACTTCTGATACTAATATTCTGAGAGGAATTACCAGAAAAGTGGTTTTGGAATTGGCAGAAGCGCATTTTAAAATTGAAGTTCGTCCGCTTTTATATTCTGAACTTGAAACGGCTGATGAAGCTTTTACTACGAGTTCAACCAAATGGGTAATGCCTATTGTGCAAATTGGGGATAATCTGGTTGGCGATGGAAAAGCAGGAAAACGGACGCTTTCGTTGCAGGACTTATTTAAGAGAGCGGTGCTGGAATGGGGGAAGTGA
- a CDS encoding polyprenyl synthetase family protein has protein sequence MTTTENLLQTLQTEIEQTSYGESPAELYEPIRYIMALGGKRFRPLLTLLSASLYTDDWKNALRPAIAVEVFHNFTLMHDDIMDKAPLRRGKPTVHEKWNANTAILSGDVMLIRAYDFLIDIKKEDLRNVLVRFNQTAAEVCEGQQLDMNFETRWDVTEDEYLNMIRLKTSVLLGFALELGGIIGGADSEATKLLYEAGESMGIGFQLKDDLLDVYGDPEKFGKLVGGDIIANKKTFLLIEALTKAEGKTGEELNKWISAKTFDKKEKVAAVREIYDTLGIRALTEQKITDYFDQGIDCLERLPVDSERKKTLLGFVRQLVEREQ, from the coding sequence ATGACAACAACAGAAAATCTGCTGCAAACCCTGCAAACTGAAATAGAACAAACTTCTTACGGAGAATCTCCTGCTGAACTTTACGAACCGATACGTTATATCATGGCCCTGGGCGGCAAACGTTTTCGTCCGCTTTTAACTTTATTATCCGCATCGCTTTATACAGACGACTGGAAAAATGCTTTAAGACCTGCCATCGCCGTTGAAGTTTTCCATAATTTCACTTTGATGCACGATGATATTATGGATAAGGCGCCACTACGCCGTGGAAAACCTACCGTGCATGAAAAATGGAATGCCAATACCGCAATTCTCTCAGGCGATGTGATGCTGATCAGAGCTTATGATTTTTTGATTGATATAAAAAAGGAAGATCTGAGAAATGTTCTGGTGCGTTTTAATCAGACGGCCGCCGAAGTTTGTGAAGGGCAGCAACTGGATATGAATTTCGAAACCCGCTGGGACGTTACCGAAGACGAGTATTTAAATATGATACGCCTTAAAACGTCCGTCCTGCTGGGCTTTGCACTTGAATTAGGCGGAATCATAGGCGGAGCTGATTCCGAGGCCACGAAACTGCTATATGAAGCTGGTGAAAGTATGGGGATTGGCTTTCAATTGAAAGACGATCTGCTGGATGTTTACGGAGATCCTGAAAAGTTTGGAAAACTGGTAGGCGGAGATATTATTGCTAATAAGAAAACGTTTTTATTGATCGAAGCACTAACAAAAGCAGAAGGCAAAACCGGAGAGGAATTGAATAAATGGATTTCTGCCAAGACTTTTGATAAGAAAGAAAAAGTAGCCGCTGTAAGAGAAATTTATGATACCTTGGGAATCCGCGCTTTGACAGAACAAAAAATTACTGACTATTTTGACCAGGGAATTGATTGTCTGGAAAGGTTGCCGGTTGATTCTGAAAGGAAAAAAACATTACTCGGTTTTGTGCGTCAATTGGTTGAACGGGAACAGTAA
- a CDS encoding rhomboid family intramembrane serine protease: protein MSITLILIVITAGISYYALQNSLVMDKLIMNPYKVTKRNEYYRFITSGFIHADFGHLIFNMLTLWFVGEGIERLFAMLFGTSGPAYYLFLYLVGIIVSDIPTYLKHRNNSNYNSLGASGGVSAVLFAAILINPLMDIYLYFFIQLKAFIFGILFLAYSIYEGRRGRSYVNHSAHIYGAVFGMVFMAVVYPSAVPNFFQQILSWRLF from the coding sequence ATGTCTATCACCCTCATATTAATCGTAATAACTGCTGGTATAAGTTATTACGCGCTTCAAAACTCGCTTGTCATGGATAAGCTGATTATGAATCCTTACAAGGTTACCAAACGGAATGAATATTACAGATTTATAACCTCAGGGTTTATACATGCGGATTTCGGGCATTTAATTTTTAATATGCTTACGTTATGGTTTGTAGGCGAAGGAATAGAAAGGCTTTTTGCTATGCTTTTTGGTACCAGCGGACCGGCGTATTACTTGTTTTTATATCTGGTTGGTATAATAGTATCTGATATTCCTACCTATTTGAAACATCGCAACAATTCAAATTATAATTCCCTGGGTGCCTCCGGAGGAGTTTCTGCTGTGTTATTTGCAGCAATACTAATTAATCCTTTGATGGATATTTATTTGTATTTCTTTATACAACTGAAAGCGTTTATTTTCGGAATCCTGTTTTTGGCATATTCGATATACGAAGGGCGCCGTGGCAGAAGTTACGTCAACCATAGCGCCCATATTTACGGTGCAGTTTTCGGAATGGTATTTATGGCTGTCGTTTATCCGAGTGCTGTACCAAATTTCTTTCAACAAATTTTATCCTGGCGATTATTTTAA
- a CDS encoding phosphatidylserine decarboxylase family protein — MKLHKEGYTIMAIAAIILILINVGINMLLPEGYWIPRITLIASIFVFFLIVQFFRVPSRTVSKSESQIIAPCDGKVVVIEEVVESEYFKGPRRQISIFMSPINVHVNWNPVSGVIKYFKYHPGLYLVAWHPKSSTENERTTVVTETSAGVEVLFRQIAGAAARRIRWYVKEGDKVEQGTEMGFIKFGSRVDIFLPLDAEIKVNLQDKTVGSVTVLAELK; from the coding sequence ATGAAACTTCATAAAGAAGGTTACACGATCATGGCGATTGCAGCCATTATATTGATTCTGATTAATGTGGGCATAAATATGCTGCTTCCCGAAGGATACTGGATTCCGAGAATCACTTTAATTGCCAGTATATTTGTTTTCTTCCTTATCGTACAATTCTTCCGAGTGCCATCCCGGACGGTATCAAAAAGTGAAAGCCAGATCATTGCGCCTTGTGACGGAAAAGTAGTAGTAATCGAGGAAGTGGTGGAAAGCGAATATTTCAAAGGCCCAAGACGTCAGATCAGTATCTTCATGTCGCCAATCAATGTGCATGTTAACTGGAATCCGGTTAGTGGTGTGATAAAATATTTTAAATATCACCCTGGTTTGTATCTGGTAGCCTGGCATCCAAAATCAAGTACGGAAAACGAACGTACAACGGTTGTAACGGAAACCTCGGCAGGTGTAGAAGTATTATTCCGCCAGATTGCCGGAGCGGCAGCACGCCGTATTCGCTGGTATGTAAAAGAAGGAGATAAAGTTGAACAGGGAACCGAAATGGGTTTTATCAAATTCGGCTCCCGTGTTGATATTTTCTTACCGCTTGATGCAGAAATTAAAGTTAATCTTCAGGATAAAACGGTTGGAAGCGTTACGGTTCTGGCGGAATTAAAATAA
- the secA gene encoding preprotein translocase subunit SecA, translated as MFKIFSKLFGTKAERDLKELTPYVGLINAEYAKLASLSNDELRAQSEGLKAHIASELKSIDDQIVTLREQAAAEPNVDSKEAIFKKIDTLELDRNKQLEVVLLDILPKAFAIVKDTARRFKDNESLEVTASYFDREVAAKKKNVVINGDKAVWNSTWDVIGQPIKWNMQHYDVQLIGGVVLHQGKISEMATGEGKTLVATLPAFLNALAGLGVHIVTVNDYLAKRDAEWNAPLFEFHGMSVDCIDRHQPNTQARRDAYKANLTYGTNNEFGFDYLRDNMSRTTEELVQRKHHYAMVDEVDSVLIDDARTPLIISGPVPRGDEQEYLELKPRVSRIVEAQKKLAMDLLNEAKKKIAAGDKKEGSLALFRAHRGMPKYKPLIKYLSESGIKQLMQESESIYLAENQKLMPQADAPLFFTIDERHNSIELTEKGIDFLTGESEQTNFFILPDIAVDLDKIEKDQSLNEQERVIEKEALIRDYSVKTARIHTVNQLLKAYTLFEKDVEYVLMDGKVKIVDEQTGRIMDGRRYSDGLHQAIEAKENVRVEDATQTYATVTLQNYFRMYHKLAGMTGTAETEAGEFWEIYKLDVVSIPTNVPAVRKDQEDKVYRSVREKYNAVTDEIVELVEAGRPVLVGTTSVENSEIISRMLTLRKIPHQVLNAKQHQKEAEVVAEAGKPGTVTIATNMAGRGTDIKLTPEAKAAGGLAIVGTERHESRRVDRQLRGRAGRQGDTGSSQFFVSLEDNLMRLFGSDRMAKVMDKMGLEEGEVIQSSMITKSIERAQKKVEENNFGMRKRLLEYDDVMNYQRDAIYTRRRNALFGDRLAVDIANTLYDVCEEVVSNAGTYSELDLATITTLGIELPFSENDNVSLKPQEKTQRLYEAAEKHYQDKNHQISEKALPILQSIHSERGATITEIMIPFSDGIRQTGIVVNLKKALANGGHEITHEMEKAIVLSLIDQEWKEHLREMDDLKQSVQNAVFEQKDPLLIYKFESVELFKRFLSKVNFDMVSFLMKADIPQEEAAPAPVVQQTAKRPTPAPVLQTNRNEDFDADLDGPNEYARQMESTTKAQPIKVDKIADRNQKVSVQYRDGRVLRDVKYKKVEQEVKNGECVVIE; from the coding sequence ATGTTTAAAATATTTTCGAAGCTATTCGGCACGAAAGCAGAGCGCGACTTAAAGGAATTGACTCCTTACGTCGGCCTGATCAACGCAGAGTACGCGAAACTGGCTTCCTTGTCCAACGATGAACTTAGAGCGCAATCAGAAGGACTGAAAGCACATATTGCTTCTGAATTAAAATCGATTGATGATCAGATCGTGACCTTGCGTGAGCAGGCTGCGGCTGAACCTAATGTGGATAGTAAAGAAGCGATATTCAAGAAAATCGATACACTTGAGTTAGATCGTAATAAACAACTTGAAGTAGTATTGCTGGATATTCTTCCGAAAGCTTTTGCGATTGTTAAAGATACTGCACGTCGTTTCAAGGATAACGAAAGTCTGGAAGTTACTGCATCCTACTTCGACCGTGAAGTAGCTGCCAAGAAGAAAAACGTTGTAATCAATGGCGATAAAGCCGTTTGGAATAGTACCTGGGATGTAATTGGCCAACCAATTAAATGGAATATGCAGCACTATGACGTGCAGCTTATTGGTGGTGTGGTTTTGCATCAGGGAAAAATATCTGAAATGGCAACAGGGGAAGGAAAAACCCTTGTGGCAACTTTGCCAGCCTTTCTTAATGCGCTTGCAGGCTTAGGCGTTCACATTGTTACGGTGAATGATTACCTGGCAAAACGTGATGCGGAATGGAATGCGCCTCTTTTTGAATTCCACGGTATGAGCGTAGATTGTATCGACCGCCACCAGCCAAATACGCAGGCTCGTCGTGATGCCTATAAAGCAAATCTTACTTACGGAACAAATAACGAATTCGGTTTTGATTATCTACGTGACAATATGTCACGCACAACTGAGGAACTTGTTCAGCGTAAACATCATTACGCAATGGTGGATGAGGTCGATTCAGTTTTGATCGATGATGCCCGTACTCCATTGATTATCAGTGGACCAGTTCCCCGTGGTGACGAACAGGAATATCTTGAACTGAAACCTCGTGTTTCGAGAATCGTTGAGGCGCAGAAGAAACTGGCGATGGATTTGCTGAATGAAGCAAAGAAAAAAATTGCAGCGGGTGACAAAAAGGAAGGCTCTCTTGCGCTTTTCCGTGCACACCGCGGTATGCCAAAATATAAACCGTTAATTAAGTATCTGAGTGAGTCTGGTATCAAGCAATTGATGCAGGAATCTGAGTCAATATATTTGGCGGAAAACCAGAAACTGATGCCTCAGGCTGATGCCCCGCTCTTCTTCACGATTGACGAAAGACATAACAGCATTGAATTGACTGAAAAAGGAATTGATTTCCTTACCGGTGAATCAGAACAGACCAATTTCTTTATCCTTCCGGATATTGCAGTTGATTTGGACAAAATTGAAAAAGATCAGTCCCTTAACGAACAGGAACGCGTAATTGAAAAAGAGGCGTTGATTCGTGATTATTCTGTAAAAACAGCCCGGATTCATACAGTAAACCAACTTTTGAAAGCGTACACTCTTTTTGAAAAAGATGTTGAATACGTTTTAATGGATGGAAAAGTTAAAATCGTTGATGAACAGACTGGTCGTATCATGGACGGTCGTCGTTACTCAGACGGTCTTCACCAGGCGATTGAAGCCAAAGAAAATGTACGTGTTGAAGATGCGACGCAAACTTACGCTACCGTAACACTTCAGAATTATTTCCGTATGTATCACAAGCTGGCCGGTATGACCGGTACGGCCGAAACAGAAGCGGGTGAATTCTGGGAAATCTACAAATTGGACGTTGTTTCTATTCCTACTAACGTTCCTGCGGTTCGTAAAGATCAGGAAGATAAGGTTTACCGTTCTGTTCGTGAAAAATATAATGCAGTAACGGATGAAATTGTGGAATTAGTAGAAGCTGGCCGTCCTGTTTTGGTTGGTACAACTTCGGTTGAAAATTCTGAAATTATCAGCCGTATGCTTACACTTCGCAAAATACCACATCAGGTATTGAACGCGAAACAACACCAGAAAGAAGCGGAAGTTGTTGCAGAAGCGGGTAAACCAGGTACTGTGACAATCGCAACCAACATGGCTGGTCGTGGTACGGACATTAAACTAACTCCGGAAGCGAAAGCAGCTGGTGGTTTGGCAATTGTTGGTACTGAACGTCATGAAAGTCGCCGTGTAGACAGACAGCTTCGTGGTCGTGCGGGTCGTCAGGGTGATACAGGTTCTTCTCAATTCTTTGTTTCTTTGGAAGATAACCTGATGCGTCTTTTCGGTTCAGACCGTATGGCGAAGGTTATGGATAAAATGGGCTTGGAAGAAGGCGAAGTCATCCAGAGCAGCATGATTACCAAATCCATTGAACGGGCTCAGAAAAAAGTAGAGGAAAATAACTTTGGTATGCGTAAACGTCTTCTGGAATATGATGACGTAATGAACTACCAACGTGATGCGATTTATACGCGTCGTCGTAATGCTTTATTTGGTGATCGTCTGGCTGTTGATATTGCCAACACGCTTTATGATGTTTGTGAAGAAGTTGTATCAAATGCAGGAACGTATTCAGAGCTTGACCTTGCAACGATTACAACGCTGGGAATTGAACTTCCTTTCAGTGAAAACGATAATGTTTCTTTAAAACCTCAGGAAAAAACACAGCGTTTGTACGAGGCTGCTGAAAAACATTATCAGGATAAAAATCATCAGATTTCAGAAAAAGCATTGCCAATTCTGCAATCAATCCATTCAGAACGTGGTGCCACGATTACCGAAATTATGATTCCGTTCAGTGACGGAATTCGTCAGACGGGTATAGTTGTAAATCTTAAAAAAGCCCTTGCGAATGGCGGACATGAGATTACCCACGAAATGGAAAAAGCGATTGTTCTTTCACTGATCGATCAGGAATGGAAAGAGCATCTTCGTGAAATGGATGATTTGAAACAATCCGTTCAGAATGCTGTATTTGAACAAAAAGATCCATTGTTGATCTATAAATTCGAATCGGTTGAGCTTTTCAAACGTTTCCTTAGCAAAGTAAACTTTGATATGGTTTCCTTCCTTATGAAGGCTGATATTCCACAGGAAGAAGCGGCTCCCGCTCCGGTTGTACAACAAACGGCGAAACGCCCAACTCCAGCTCCTGTGCTTCAAACGAATCGTAATGAAGATTTTGATGCAGATCTTGATGGTCCAAATGAATACGCTCGTCAGATGGAATCAACCACCAAGGCTCAGCCGATAAAAGTGGATAAAATCGCGGATCGTAACCAGAAAGTATCAGTCCAGTATCGTGACGGACGTGTTTTGCGTGATGTGAAATACAAAAAAGTGGAGCAGGAAGTTAAAAACGGTGAGTGTGTTGTTATCGAATAA
- a CDS encoding PspC domain-containing protein yields the protein MNNNRLFRDVNNKVISGVAAGIANYLQIDVVIVRVLFVMSFFIPSHFPVILFYIVLWIAMPKKAKAIDHFENPVAH from the coding sequence ATGAACAACAATAGATTATTCCGCGATGTAAATAATAAAGTAATAAGTGGTGTAGCAGCTGGTATCGCTAATTATTTACAAATAGATGTAGTGATTGTCAGAGTACTTTTTGTGATGAGTTTCTTTATTCCTTCACATTTCCCTGTAATTCTTTTCTACATCGTGTTATGGATTGCAATGCCTAAAAAAGCAAAAGCTATCGACCATTTTGAAAACCCGGTAGCGCACTAA
- a CDS encoding acetyl-CoA C-acyltransferase has protein sequence MDAYIVAGYRTAVGKATRGGFRFTRPDNLGADVIKYILEKIPQLDPERVDDVIVGNAVPEAEQGMQMGRYVALLSLPKSVSGITINRYCGSGVEAIAMASAKIHAGMADCIIAGGTESMSLVPTMGWKTALNFEIAQNHPDYYLSMGLTAEQVSKDFKISRERQDEFSFQSHQKALLAQKEGWFDSGIVPIKVQETYFDPTSGKKKIKETIVDKDEGPRADTTIEALNKLKPVFAAGGSVTAGNSSQTSDGAAFVVVMSEKMVNELGLKPIARMLSYATAGVDPRIMGIGPVAAIPKALKQAGLQLADIEQIELNEAFAAQSLAVIQELGINPEIVNPNGGAIALGHALGSTGARLSVQLFNEMERRNQKYGMVTACVGGGQGVAGIYERLN, from the coding sequence ATGGACGCATACATTGTTGCCGGCTACCGCACCGCGGTTGGAAAAGCTACCCGTGGTGGTTTTCGTTTTACCCGGCCAGACAATCTTGGTGCTGATGTCATTAAATATATTCTGGAAAAAATCCCTCAGCTTGATCCTGAAAGGGTTGACGATGTAATTGTAGGCAACGCCGTTCCGGAAGCAGAACAGGGTATGCAAATGGGAAGATATGTAGCATTACTTTCTCTCCCAAAAAGTGTTTCCGGCATTACAATCAATCGTTATTGCGGTTCAGGTGTAGAAGCAATTGCGATGGCTTCTGCGAAAATTCATGCAGGAATGGCGGATTGCATCATAGCGGGAGGGACAGAATCCATGTCACTCGTTCCAACGATGGGCTGGAAAACTGCTTTGAATTTTGAAATAGCCCAAAACCATCCGGATTATTATCTGAGTATGGGATTAACGGCAGAGCAGGTTTCCAAAGATTTCAAAATCAGTCGTGAAAGACAGGATGAATTTTCATTTCAATCCCATCAAAAAGCATTACTTGCCCAGAAAGAAGGCTGGTTTGATAGCGGAATTGTACCAATAAAAGTGCAGGAAACTTATTTTGATCCAACTTCCGGCAAGAAAAAAATAAAGGAAACAATTGTTGATAAGGACGAAGGGCCGCGCGCCGATACAACCATAGAGGCTCTGAATAAATTGAAGCCGGTTTTTGCAGCAGGCGGTTCTGTTACAGCGGGAAATTCATCACAGACTTCCGATGGAGCGGCTTTTGTTGTGGTAATGTCTGAAAAAATGGTGAATGAGCTGGGCTTAAAACCAATTGCCCGGATGCTTTCTTACGCCACAGCAGGCGTTGATCCAAGAATTATGGGAATCGGGCCGGTGGCCGCTATACCAAAAGCTTTGAAACAAGCAGGATTGCAGCTTGCAGATATTGAACAGATTGAATTAAATGAAGCTTTTGCCGCGCAATCGTTGGCAGTAATCCAGGAGCTTGGTATAAATCCTGAAATTGTAAATCCAAACGGAGGTGCCATTGCTTTGGGTCATGCATTAGGCTCTACCGGCGCACGTCTTTCCGTTCAGCTTTTTAATGAAATGGAGCGCAGAAACCAGAAATATGGTATGGTCACAGCATGTGTTGGCGGTGGACAGGGCGTTGCTGGAATTTATGAAAGATTAAATTAG